Proteins co-encoded in one Setaria viridis chromosome 9, Setaria_viridis_v4.0, whole genome shotgun sequence genomic window:
- the LOC140221227 gene encoding uncharacterized protein — protein sequence MNCVVKTWLLGVITAKLADAVVEHGANAHAVWLAIESQFLSNHETRALFLNLEFRNLAWRPLRHRLLSSLQGHGGCISDCTLVINVIHGLHERFTTIGLHLRCTRPLPTFLKVRNELILEEITMAKITPATALTASSVAGASKSSPSHQPLKQAGSSTVGNDEQKRCKRGGQKRDGG from the coding sequence atgaactgcgTCGTCAAGACGTGGCTCCTGGGGGTCATCACCGCCAAGCTAGCTGATGCGGTGGTGGAGCATGGTGCCAATGCTCATGCTGTGTGGCTCGCCATCGAGTCCCAATTCCTCAGCAACCACGAGACTAGGGCCCTCTTCCTCAACCTGGAGTTCCGTAACCTTGCCTGGCGACCTCTCCGTCATCGACTACTGTCATCGCTACAAGGGCATGGCGGATGCATCTCCGACTGTACGCTCGTCATCAACGTCATCCACGGCCTCCACGAGCGTTTCACTACCATTGGTCTTCATCTTCGATGCACTCGTCCTCTCCCCACCTTCCTGAAGGTGCGGAACGAATTGATACTTGAAGAGATCACCATGGCAAAGATAACGCCCGCTACTGCTCTCACCGCCTCCTCTGTGGCAGGCGCCTCCAAGTCCTCCCCGTCCCATCAGCCACTGAAGCAGGCAGGCTCTTCCACTGTTGGCAACGACGAGCAGAAGCGTTGCAAGCGGGGTGGCCAAAAGCGCGACGGCGGCTAG